In the genome of bacterium, one region contains:
- a CDS encoding cupin domain-containing protein, with protein sequence MKGYIQNIEKLSLENTDFRRVLYTAKHSQLVLMCIQPGDEIGQETHHLDQFIRIEAGNGKAILDDVETALEDGFAVVIPAGTKHNIINTGLEPLKLYTVYSPPEHKDQVVRATKADAMANEEHFDGQTTE encoded by the coding sequence ATGAAAGGTTACATTCAAAACATAGAAAAATTATCCTTAGAAAATACAGATTTTCGACGGGTTTTGTATACAGCAAAGCATAGCCAGCTGGTTTTGATGTGCATTCAGCCTGGAGATGAAATTGGCCAGGAGACTCACCATTTGGATCAGTTTATCCGCATCGAAGCCGGAAATGGGAAAGCTATTTTGGATGATGTAGAGACAGCGCTAGAAGACGGTTTTGCTGTGGTGATTCCAGCCGGCACCAAGCATAACATAATTAACACCGGTTTAGAGCCGCTCAAGCTTTACACTGTTTATTCTCCGCCGGAACATAAGGATCAGGTTGTGCGTGCCACCAAGGCGGACGCAATGGCTAACGAAGAGCACTTTGACGGTCAGACTACAGAATAA
- a CDS encoding MFS transporter yields the protein MHSHFHLHLPHYFASKVRKEVEHLYASTAVGNLAQAIIALFEPIFLYVVLGLSITEVLLFAAVVYGLYIVLIPFGAKIAARFGYAHSILLSIPFQILLWMSLIGSQYYFELIYIAPVLFALQKIFFWPAWHATLARFAHGKQVAREFSAMYAIMNLVQIMGPMIGGFLTMFFGVNSVFLIGSLIYACSAIPLLLSKEIFVPKPYRYRDTWELVKKYPVRFAGYLGFGEELLVMIIWPIFIYMIVKDYQNLGSLVTIASLAATGLALLIGIYSDKYGKKKILQIGGFFYVLSWLARIPVISPFGVFITDAISRTAKSLVFIPVTAMTYERAETTHIMPYVVGMEQLLCVGKFLAAVMGIVVFAATGSFIALFILAAVFSLFYFLI from the coding sequence ATGCACTCACATTTTCACCTACACCTACCGCACTATTTTGCCTCTAAGGTACGCAAGGAAGTAGAGCATCTTTATGCTTCCACAGCAGTGGGCAACTTGGCTCAAGCAATCATAGCATTGTTTGAACCGATTTTTTTGTATGTGGTGTTGGGATTGAGCATAACAGAAGTTCTGTTGTTTGCGGCCGTGGTTTACGGGCTTTACATCGTACTGATACCTTTTGGAGCAAAGATTGCTGCTAGATTCGGCTATGCCCATTCAATCTTGCTTAGTATTCCATTCCAGATTCTGCTGTGGATGTCCCTCATAGGTTCGCAATATTATTTTGAATTGATATATATCGCACCAGTTTTATTTGCGCTACAAAAAATATTTTTCTGGCCGGCTTGGCATGCAACACTCGCTCGGTTTGCCCATGGAAAACAGGTTGCGCGCGAATTTAGCGCAATGTACGCAATCATGAATCTTGTGCAAATTATGGGCCCAATGATCGGTGGCTTTTTGACAATGTTTTTTGGGGTGAACTCGGTGTTTCTTATTGGTTCGCTAATCTACGCATGCTCTGCCATTCCTTTGCTTCTATCAAAGGAAATTTTTGTCCCTAAGCCGTACCGCTATCGCGATACATGGGAATTGGTCAAAAAATACCCCGTTAGGTTTGCAGGGTACCTCGGTTTTGGAGAAGAGTTGCTGGTCATGATTATATGGCCGATATTTATTTACATGATCGTCAAGGATTATCAGAATTTGGGTTCGTTGGTAACCATCGCAAGCTTGGCTGCCACCGGACTGGCTCTGCTTATCGGTATTTATTCCGATAAATACGGTAAGAAAAAAATTCTGCAGATTGGAGGATTCTTCTATGTGCTTTCCTGGTTAGCACGTATTCCTGTGATTAGTCCTTTCGGAGTATTTATCACAGATGCCATTTCTAGGACCGCCAAGAGTTTGGTATTTATTCCTGTCACAGCTATGACGTATGAGCGTGCCGAAACTACTCACATCATGCCCTATGTCGTGGGAATGGAGCAGCTTTTATGTGTTGGAAAATTTTTAGCTGCGGTGATGGGTATTGTTGTTTTCGCTGCAACCGGCAGCTTTATTGCGCTATTTATTTTGGCGGCCGTCTTTAGTTTATTCTATTTTTTGATATAA
- a CDS encoding serine hydroxymethyltransferase — protein sequence MNYNNLLQSDPQISEILQVEQQRQSEGVELIPSENYVSKAVLEALGTVFTNKYSEGYPGNRYYGGQENIDKIEQLAIERAKQLFKAEHANVQPHSGAPANAAVYLAILKPGDTVLAMDLSHGGHLTHGHPVTQSAQFYNFVHYKMKDVETGELDYEQIRELALEHKPKILLAGFSSYPRDIDYAKMKAIADEAGSVTMMDASHIAGLVATGELDNPFDFGFDIITTTTHKTLRGPRGGLILCRGEFAAAIDKAVFPGLQGGPHMNTIAAKAVAFGEALQSEFKEYAKQILKNAQAMAQAFLDQDVKLITGGTSNHLMLIDTVKNFNLSGKESQDLLDAVGITVNKNVLPEDPRGPQDPSGIRLGTPAITTRGAKEADMIKIASWIIQILSNPQDSSLKEKIKQEVKKFSLGLSGNIKT from the coding sequence ATGAATTACAATAATCTACTACAATCCGACCCTCAAATAAGCGAGATTTTACAGGTAGAACAGCAGCGCCAGAGTGAGGGGGTAGAATTGATTCCATCCGAAAATTATGTTTCGAAGGCAGTGCTTGAAGCTTTGGGAACGGTTTTTACTAATAAATATAGCGAAGGTTATCCTGGTAATCGCTATTACGGCGGTCAGGAGAATATCGATAAGATAGAACAGCTGGCAATAGAGCGAGCGAAACAATTATTTAAAGCTGAACATGCTAATGTGCAGCCTCATAGCGGTGCCCCAGCAAATGCCGCGGTCTATTTGGCGATCTTAAAACCAGGGGACACAGTTCTTGCAATGGATCTTTCTCACGGTGGGCATTTAACCCATGGCCATCCGGTAACGCAAAGTGCCCAGTTTTATAACTTTGTTCATTACAAAATGAAAGATGTCGAAACGGGTGAATTAGATTATGAACAAATCCGCGAGTTGGCTTTGGAGCATAAACCAAAAATTTTACTGGCCGGCTTTTCTAGTTATCCGCGTGACATTGATTACGCTAAAATGAAAGCCATTGCAGATGAAGCGGGTAGCGTAACTATGATGGACGCTTCGCATATCGCCGGATTAGTCGCAACAGGAGAATTAGATAACCCGTTTGATTTTGGGTTCGACATTATTACTACTACCACGCATAAAACTTTGCGCGGCCCGCGTGGCGGGTTAATTTTGTGCCGCGGTGAGTTTGCGGCTGCCATTGATAAAGCGGTTTTCCCTGGGTTGCAGGGCGGGCCGCATATGAATACGATCGCGGCCAAAGCGGTTGCCTTTGGCGAAGCTCTTCAGTCGGAGTTTAAGGAGTACGCCAAACAGATTCTGAAAAATGCCCAGGCAATGGCTCAAGCGTTTTTGGATCAAGACGTGAAGTTAATTACCGGCGGCACCAGCAACCACTTGATGCTAATCGATACTGTTAAGAATTTTAATTTGTCCGGTAAAGAGTCTCAAGACTTACTAGATGCAGTAGGAATTACGGTAAATAAAAATGTACTGCCAGAAGACCCTCGTGGCCCTCAAGATCCAAGCGGGATCCGCCTTGGCACACCAGCCATTACAACCCGCGGAGCTAAAGAAGCGGATATGATAAAGATTGCTAGCTGGATTATACAAATTTTAAGCAATCCGCAGGATTCTTCATTAAAAGAAAAAATTAAACAGGAAGTTAAAAAGTTCAGCTTAGGACTCTCGGGAAATATTAAGACATGA
- a CDS encoding undecaprenyl-diphosphate phosphatase: MELFQAFILGMVQGLGEFLPISSSAHLVLAPWVFGWPDQGLAFDIALHWGTLVAVVAYFRKDIWHLAKGFFHSFFKTTRDFENNIYQKLSWFLLLATIPAAIFGKLLESRVETTFRNPLLIAVTLSVVGIILYLADRYGAKLKSLAHITWINSLLIGIGQAVAVIPGISRSGATMIAGLAQGLKREDAAKFSFLMSIPIILGAGVLKLPDIAEIPNHTQVAVGFLSSAVFGFLAIKYMLKYIAKRSFTVFAIYRLALAAIIFILYFIRT; encoded by the coding sequence ATGGAACTATTTCAAGCATTTATTTTAGGGATGGTGCAGGGGCTAGGCGAGTTTTTGCCTATCTCTTCTTCGGCGCATTTAGTTTTGGCTCCATGGGTTTTTGGCTGGCCAGACCAAGGATTAGCTTTTGATATCGCCTTGCACTGGGGCACATTGGTAGCAGTTGTGGCTTATTTCCGCAAAGATATTTGGCATCTAGCCAAAGGGTTTTTTCATTCATTTTTTAAAACCACCCGCGACTTCGAAAATAATATCTACCAAAAATTGAGTTGGTTTTTACTACTTGCTACTATTCCGGCGGCTATTTTTGGAAAGCTGTTGGAAAGCAGGGTGGAAACTACATTCCGCAATCCACTGTTGATTGCTGTCACTCTTTCGGTGGTCGGCATAATTTTATATCTGGCAGATAGGTATGGGGCGAAGCTTAAGAGTCTTGCGCATATTACTTGGATCAATAGCTTGCTAATTGGTATTGGTCAGGCCGTTGCGGTAATCCCGGGAATTTCTAGAAGTGGAGCAACAATGATTGCCGGTCTAGCTCAGGGACTTAAGAGAGAGGATGCAGCGAAGTTTAGTTTTTTAATGTCCATCCCGATTATCTTGGGAGCTGGGGTGCTTAAATTACCAGACATCGCGGAAATTCCTAATCATACTCAGGTTGCGGTGGGCTTTTTGTCTAGTGCAGTATTTGGGTTTTTGGCGATCAAATACATGCTTAAATACATAGCGAAGAGGTCATTTACCGTATTTGCAATATACCGTTTAGCATTGGCAGCGATAATATTTATTCTGTACTTCATCCGCACATGA
- a CDS encoding phosphatase PAP2 family protein, giving the protein MTLATERNYKNWQARLQKGSWYKYWWQFWSNYSWLTIVPIFAYIYFYFADENFVIEIIIAFFLSRIILVPIISKLYPSARPYQQYKFEPIASVFLSRRTDSLNSFPSSHVISIMATSGVMMLTHPLLGSLLFGIGLMTGLGRIVLSFHYPRDVFFSTISGLIIGIIVSVVV; this is encoded by the coding sequence ATGACTTTAGCAACCGAACGTAATTATAAAAACTGGCAGGCTCGCTTGCAGAAAGGTAGCTGGTATAAGTACTGGTGGCAATTTTGGAGCAACTACTCTTGGTTAACCATTGTACCAATTTTTGCTTATATATACTTTTACTTCGCAGATGAAAATTTTGTTATCGAAATTATCATCGCTTTCTTCTTATCCAGGATAATTTTGGTTCCAATAATTTCTAAATTGTATCCCAGTGCGCGACCGTACCAGCAGTATAAATTCGAACCAATTGCTTCTGTGTTTCTATCGCGCCGGACGGATTCGCTCAATTCTTTTCCTTCCAGCCATGTAATTTCTATCATGGCAACCAGCGGGGTGATGATGTTAACACATCCATTGCTTGGCTCTTTGCTGTTTGGAATCGGCCTCATGACTGGACTCGGACGCATTGTACTGAGTTTTCATTATCCTAGAGATGTGTTTTTCTCGACTATTTCTGGCTTAATTATAGGTATTATTGTCAGTGTTGTAGTTTAG
- a CDS encoding ParB/RepB/Spo0J family partition protein, which yields MDPIYPVNNNPNNNSQGTQLPGDDSVSEQNFFDYEEPAASPVPQPIAETDFPQTPAYNPTPSFQPEPQHSQEPDPAHQPPSATEPISEIEAFDEFSAPAPSEPVNLEPSEKVSYADSVIEEIEVSKIVANPYQPRKIFREEALKELAESIKEHGVIQPVVVTQTAAGYELVVGERRFRASQLAGLTKVPAIVKSTLQDQTKLEVALIENIQRQELNPIEEAQAYQRLMEKFNLNQAEVAAKMGKSRSAVANTLRLLNLPAEIQRGIIEGKIYEGHGRAILTLPDMEKQLLMYKQIIEQGMNVRQVEARVREFARRKKMDSAMPDPKLMAIETKLRGKFGTQVKVSRQGRGGKITIEFFSDEDLDDIVKRIEEEKGNEPAEGYFTV from the coding sequence ATGGACCCAATTTATCCAGTTAATAACAACCCTAATAATAATTCGCAAGGCACCCAGTTGCCGGGCGATGATTCTGTTTCCGAACAGAATTTTTTTGATTATGAAGAGCCTGCTGCATCACCGGTTCCGCAACCCATAGCAGAAACAGATTTCCCTCAGACTCCAGCTTATAATCCGACGCCAAGCTTTCAGCCTGAGCCGCAGCATTCGCAAGAGCCGGATCCTGCGCACCAACCTCCGTCTGCGACGGAACCTATTTCCGAAATTGAAGCTTTTGATGAGTTCAGCGCTCCTGCCCCGAGCGAACCTGTAAACTTGGAACCTTCCGAAAAAGTCTCTTATGCAGACAGTGTGATTGAGGAAATCGAAGTCTCTAAAATTGTCGCTAACCCATACCAGCCCCGCAAAATTTTTCGCGAAGAAGCTTTAAAAGAATTGGCAGAGTCAATTAAAGAACACGGAGTTATTCAGCCAGTCGTTGTCACTCAGACCGCCGCCGGATACGAGTTGGTGGTGGGTGAGCGCCGCTTCCGTGCTTCTCAGCTTGCCGGCTTAACCAAGGTTCCTGCGATTGTTAAGTCTACGCTTCAGGATCAAACTAAGCTCGAAGTGGCCTTAATCGAAAATATTCAGCGCCAGGAATTGAATCCTATCGAAGAAGCTCAGGCATACCAGCGCTTGATGGAAAAATTTAATTTGAATCAGGCCGAAGTAGCAGCGAAAATGGGTAAGTCCCGCTCTGCAGTCGCCAACACCTTGCGCTTATTAAACTTGCCCGCAGAAATTCAGCGCGGCATTATCGAAGGAAAAATTTACGAAGGCCATGGTCGGGCTATTTTAACTTTGCCGGATATGGAAAAGCAGCTGCTTATGTATAAGCAGATCATTGAGCAAGGGATGAACGTTCGGCAGGTCGAAGCTCGGGTGCGCGAGTTTGCGCGCCGTAAAAAGATGGATTCGGCGATGCCTGATCCAAAGCTAATGGCCATCGAAACTAAGCTGCGCGGCAAGTTTGGCACGCAGGTAAAAGTTTCTCGCCAAGGCCGCGGCGGTAAAATTACTATCGAATTTTTTTCTGACGAAGATTTGGACGATATTGTCAAGCGCATCGAGGAAGAAAAGGGCAACGAGCCTGCAGAAGGTTATTTCACCGTTTAA
- the dut gene encoding dUTP diphosphatase — MMQQIFFKKLNGKAVLPTRGSAHAAGLDLYSTEDVVIPARSRKGIPTGVAVSIPEGYYGRIAPRSGLAAKFGIDTLAGVVDQDYRGELICILANHTDQDFEVKVGDRVAQFIIEAIALPQPIFVDELPDTERGSGGFGSTGHN; from the coding sequence ATGATGCAGCAAATATTTTTTAAAAAATTAAATGGAAAGGCGGTATTGCCGACCCGGGGCAGTGCGCATGCTGCCGGGCTAGACCTGTATTCCACAGAAGACGTGGTTATTCCTGCTCGTAGCAGAAAGGGCATTCCCACAGGCGTAGCGGTATCTATTCCCGAAGGCTATTATGGCCGTATCGCGCCGCGATCTGGCTTAGCTGCTAAGTTCGGCATAGATACTTTGGCCGGAGTCGTCGACCAGGATTATCGCGGCGAGTTAATTTGCATACTGGCCAATCACACCGACCAAGATTTTGAGGTTAAAGTTGGCGACAGGGTGGCGCAATTTATTATCGAAGCTATTGCTTTGCCTCAACCGATATTTGTAGATGAGTTGCCAGATACCGAACGCGGCAGCGGCGGTTTTGGAAGCACAGGACATAATTAA
- a CDS encoding VIT1/CCC1 transporter family protein: protein MNKKNNSLIIRNFTFGVEDSLVSTVGLLAGIAIAGMSKENILLTGFVLIFVEAFSMAIGSLLSEQSVEEYEGHKEVSLTKPLFAAVIMFFSYVFAGLIPLAPYFHFGGNQSVIFSVALTLVSLFLLGVFNAKLTHVRAWRDGLFTLFMGGIAILVGITVGQIAEKF from the coding sequence ATGAACAAGAAGAATAACAGCTTAATAATTCGCAACTTTACTTTCGGAGTGGAGGATAGCTTGGTATCGACCGTTGGTTTGCTGGCCGGAATCGCAATCGCGGGCATGAGCAAAGAAAATATTTTACTTACCGGTTTTGTTTTGATTTTTGTCGAAGCATTTTCGATGGCAATCGGCAGTCTGCTATCTGAACAATCCGTAGAGGAATACGAAGGTCACAAAGAAGTGTCTTTAACCAAGCCGTTGTTTGCGGCTGTAATTATGTTTTTCTCGTATGTTTTTGCCGGGCTCATTCCTTTAGCGCCCTATTTCCATTTTGGGGGAAATCAAAGCGTAATTTTTTCTGTCGCGTTAACTTTAGTTTCTTTATTCCTCCTTGGGGTGTTTAATGCCAAACTTACCCATGTCCGAGCATGGAGAGATGGCTTATTTACGTTATTTATGGGCGGCATAGCAATCTTGGTCGGTATCACGGTTGGGCAGATTGCTGAAAAGTTTTAG
- a CDS encoding DUF2207 domain-containing protein, which translates to MQKKMKFLKLTFTIFLSAIFIFPFTALAQGQDSSALDAIYTEEVNNLEVTIITDSEGIYVKERIEYDFGSQERHGIFRNIPYKYKNNLGKFNLRIEDITVKRNGENEPVSISRSGGEVKLKIGDSEKTITGKHVYDIAYSVKRAINFFADHDELYWNAIGTGWTAPIVRSSVLIVSPAQITKVQCFTGSLNSQESNCTKTGENTTQPQLTNNEVLYPGEGFTVVIAFPVGAFAKPTAPQKIMDIVRDNGVVVLPILVFIIMFWLWRKFGKDAKGRGVIVPQYDPPQNLTPLYMGTLVDGRLDNRDFAAELIYLATHGYIKIERIETKKFLWLKGKNYEFTKLKEAGSSLPESTRSLFSSIFANETTKNKVLVSELRDNALFSSYVRSAPNDVFKELKTAGYYKYNPVLLKGIFIALGFGFAMFSTFVLMATFGLLGLFSGIASGIIIIVFGFLMPARTVKGAEEREYILGLKHYMNVAEKDRLEFHNAPEKNPERFELLLPFAVALGVEKRWAKQFEGIYTSQPSWYSDSTGAGFNAAVLSSSIGDFSSSMQSAVSSVTTSASGGSGFSGGGVGGGGGGGGGGSW; encoded by the coding sequence ATGCAAAAGAAAATGAAATTCCTTAAATTGACTTTTACCATATTTTTGTCTGCAATTTTCATTTTCCCTTTTACTGCGCTGGCTCAGGGACAGGATAGTAGTGCTTTGGATGCTATCTACACCGAGGAAGTAAATAATTTGGAAGTGACCATAATAACAGACTCCGAAGGAATTTATGTAAAGGAGCGAATTGAGTATGATTTTGGCTCACAGGAGCGCCATGGAATTTTTAGAAATATCCCATATAAGTATAAGAACAATTTGGGCAAATTCAATTTACGGATTGAAGATATTACTGTTAAGCGGAACGGCGAAAATGAACCCGTGTCGATTTCTAGAAGCGGCGGGGAAGTTAAGTTAAAAATAGGCGATTCGGAAAAAACCATAACCGGCAAACATGTTTATGATATTGCCTATAGTGTGAAAAGGGCAATCAATTTCTTCGCCGATCATGATGAGTTATACTGGAACGCTATTGGTACAGGTTGGACTGCACCAATAGTGCGGAGTTCGGTTTTAATAGTCAGTCCAGCGCAGATTACAAAAGTACAATGCTTCACCGGTTCGCTTAACTCTCAGGAAAGTAACTGTACTAAAACAGGTGAAAATACTACTCAGCCTCAATTAACAAACAATGAGGTGCTATACCCTGGGGAAGGATTCACTGTGGTGATCGCTTTTCCGGTAGGTGCGTTTGCAAAGCCAACTGCTCCTCAAAAAATTATGGACATTGTTCGAGATAACGGTGTTGTGGTTTTACCTATACTGGTTTTTATAATAATGTTTTGGTTATGGAGAAAGTTTGGCAAAGATGCCAAGGGTCGTGGCGTAATTGTGCCTCAATATGACCCTCCGCAAAATTTAACTCCTCTGTATATGGGAACTCTGGTGGATGGCAGATTGGATAATCGGGATTTTGCTGCAGAATTAATATATCTGGCTACTCACGGCTACATTAAGATCGAGAGAATAGAAACGAAAAAGTTTTTATGGCTCAAGGGTAAAAATTATGAGTTTACTAAGCTGAAGGAAGCAGGCTCTTCGCTGCCGGAATCAACCCGTTCTCTTTTCTCTTCCATTTTTGCCAATGAAACTACCAAAAACAAGGTGCTAGTATCGGAGCTTAGGGACAATGCATTATTCTCGTCTTACGTTAGATCGGCCCCAAATGATGTGTTTAAGGAATTAAAAACCGCCGGGTATTATAAGTACAATCCTGTATTGCTTAAGGGTATTTTTATAGCCTTAGGTTTTGGATTTGCTATGTTTAGTACGTTTGTGTTGATGGCGACGTTCGGTTTGCTAGGTTTGTTTAGCGGGATTGCTTCGGGAATCATTATAATCGTCTTTGGGTTCTTAATGCCAGCTCGCACAGTTAAGGGAGCAGAAGAGCGGGAATACATCTTAGGACTTAAACATTATATGAATGTTGCCGAAAAGGACCGTTTAGAGTTTCATAATGCCCCAGAAAAAAATCCAGAAAGATTTGAACTGCTGTTGCCCTTTGCCGTAGCTCTTGGAGTGGAGAAGCGGTGGGCGAAGCAGTTTGAAGGAATTTATACATCTCAACCAAGCTGGTACAGCGATTCCACTGGAGCCGGTTTTAATGCGGCTGTATTATCCAGCTCTATCGGCGATTTTTCTTCTTCCATGCAATCAGCGGTTTCTTCTGTAACTACATCTGCTAGCGGCGGTAGCGGCTTTTCTGGCGGAGGTGTTGGCGGTGGCGGAGGCGGCGGAGGCGGCGGAAGCTGGTAG
- a CDS encoding MBL fold metallo-hydrolase: protein MQVTKFSHSCILIDDGQTKLLFDPGLYGGVPQDLTVDAIVITHVHQDHVDIDVLKPLLANNPRIITNFEVKAELDKHDIACEIVEEGSTVSVGSYTLEAFGNEHAVMHPELPKFQNTGYLINDSIFHPGDALLVPSKPVKTLLLPVAAPWSKVEETLDYITKIQADINFPIHDGFIRGGGGAFYRFAKMWCEKLNVQFIDPELGKAYEI from the coding sequence ATGCAAGTTACTAAATTTAGCCATTCCTGCATATTGATAGATGATGGTCAGACAAAGCTGTTGTTTGATCCTGGTTTGTATGGTGGAGTGCCGCAAGATTTGACTGTCGATGCAATCGTGATAACTCATGTGCACCAGGATCACGTTGATATTGATGTGCTTAAACCATTGCTCGCAAATAACCCTCGAATAATTACTAACTTCGAAGTAAAAGCCGAACTCGACAAACATGACATTGCCTGCGAGATTGTAGAAGAAGGTAGTACTGTGAGCGTAGGCTCTTATACTTTAGAAGCTTTTGGCAACGAGCATGCTGTTATGCATCCTGAACTGCCTAAATTCCAGAATACTGGCTATCTAATTAACGACTCAATTTTTCATCCCGGCGACGCGTTGCTAGTACCTAGTAAACCCGTAAAGACATTGCTTTTGCCGGTGGCTGCGCCATGGAGCAAAGTAGAGGAAACTTTAGACTACATTACCAAGATCCAGGCCGACATAAATTTTCCTATCCATGACGGTTTTATAAGGGGCGGCGGCGGAGCTTTTTACCGCTTTGCCAAAATGTGGTGCGAAAAATTGAATGTTCAATTTATAGATCCGGAATTAGGGAAAGCTTATGAAATTTAA
- a CDS encoding tryptophan-rich sensory protein, translated as MKFNFIIIPAIIIATSYFGVRYAKQGLKTWYAHLKKPKWTPTGKIIGEIWTFLYVITGFAVMWFWNVPVFSFWHFIVGALMLTNAYLNATWNKVFFIEHNFKKAYKHMIIMNITAIAAAVIMIFIAPIAAVLMLPYIIWVFIATKLEKEVWQMNKK; from the coding sequence ATGAAATTTAATTTTATTATCATCCCCGCAATTATTATTGCTACTTCGTACTTTGGAGTCAGATATGCCAAGCAGGGTTTAAAGACTTGGTACGCGCATCTTAAAAAACCGAAGTGGACCCCGACCGGAAAAATCATCGGCGAGATATGGACTTTTCTGTACGTCATTACTGGTTTTGCAGTGATGTGGTTTTGGAACGTACCCGTTTTTAGTTTTTGGCATTTTATTGTAGGCGCCTTAATGCTGACTAACGCTTATCTGAATGCAACCTGGAATAAAGTTTTCTTCATAGAACACAATTTTAAAAAAGCATACAAGCATATGATTATCATGAACATCACGGCTATTGCTGCAGCTGTAATCATGATTTTCATAGCTCCTATCGCAGCTGTTCTGATGCTGCCGTACATTATCTGGGTATTCATTGCTACTAAACTGGAAAAAGAGGTTTGGCAGATGAATAAAAAATAA
- a CDS encoding 50S ribosomal protein L28 encodes MPRMCTICGKTYSKTVKRSHSMRASIVRLKANLQWTRDDSNNRVKACTRCIKAKTKKVAKVAA; translated from the coding sequence ATGCCAAGAATGTGTACCATTTGCGGCAAGACTTACTCTAAAACCGTGAAGCGTTCGCACAGTATGCGCGCTTCTATCGTCCGACTCAAAGCTAACTTGCAATGGACTCGCGACGACAGCAATAATAGAGTTAAGGCTTGCACACGCTGCATTAAAGCGAAAACCAAAAAGGTCGCTAAAGTAGCCGCTTAA
- a CDS encoding site-2 protease family protein, with protein MEILITLVILLFSAIVHEVSHGLMAEKLGDSTARDEGRITLNPIPHIDPFGSIMLPALLLFVGSPIVFGAAKPVPVDFNNLHPRRLGMALVSLSGPLSNLILAVLFMLPVKFGLVDGVMAEIWLKAVLINLVLAVFNILPIPPLDGSKIVASVLPDNIMYKLLELERFGFVLVIIFLFLGILEKILLPVVTLFFRLFGVTF; from the coding sequence ATGGAAATTTTGATTACATTAGTTATATTGCTTTTTTCGGCGATCGTTCACGAAGTTAGTCATGGCTTAATGGCGGAAAAATTAGGAGACAGTACTGCTCGGGATGAAGGGCGTATTACCCTAAATCCAATTCCTCATATTGATCCGTTTGGCTCCATTATGCTGCCCGCGCTCTTGCTATTTGTCGGTAGTCCGATTGTATTTGGTGCGGCCAAGCCAGTACCGGTTGACTTTAACAATCTCCATCCGCGCCGGTTAGGGATGGCATTAGTGTCTTTATCGGGGCCGCTGAGCAATTTAATCCTCGCAGTATTGTTTATGCTGCCAGTAAAATTCGGATTGGTAGATGGAGTAATGGCGGAGATCTGGTTAAAGGCTGTGCTGATTAATCTTGTATTGGCAGTGTTTAACATATTGCCGATTCCTCCGTTGGATGGAAGTAAAATTGTCGCTTCGGTGTTGCCGGATAACATTATGTACAAACTGCTGGAACTAGAAAGATTTGGATTTGTCTTGGTTATTATATTCTTGTTCTTAGGCATATTGGAAAAGATATTGCTGCCGGTTGTCACGCTGTTTTTCCGACTTTTTGGGGTTACTTTCTAG
- the rpsL gene encoding 30S ribosomal protein S12 → MPTINQLVRKPRKPLTTKSASPALQRRQNLIKNKTLFIKTGSPFMRGVCLKVYTSTPKKPNSALRKIAKVKLTNGMEVLAYIPGVGHNLQEHSVVMIRGGRVKDLPGVRYHIVRGKLDTLGVEGRKRSRSKYGTKRPSAAA, encoded by the coding sequence ATGCCAACTATTAACCAATTGGTACGTAAGCCTCGCAAACCGCTTACTACCAAAAGCGCATCTCCGGCATTGCAACGCCGTCAGAACTTGATCAAGAACAAGACTTTGTTCATCAAGACCGGCAGCCCGTTTATGCGCGGCGTGTGTTTGAAGGTTTATACCTCCACACCAAAAAAGCCAAACTCGGCTTTGCGTAAGATTGCAAAAGTTAAGTTGACTAACGGCATGGAAGTTTTAGCTTACATCCCAGGAGTTGGTCACAACTTGCAGGAACACAGTGTAGTCATGATCCGTGGCGGACGTGTAAAAGATTTACCAGGTGTTCGCTACCACATTGTTCGAGGTAAACTCGACACCTTAGGCGTTGAAGGTCGAAAACGCTCTCGCAGTAAGTACGGAACCAAGCGTCCGTCTGCCGCTGCTTAA